The Congregibacter litoralis KT71 genome contains a region encoding:
- the lspA gene encoding signal peptidase II, with the protein MPETLGGAARWYGLALMIVILDQASKWLASSELSYATPVKLLSWFNLTLHHNQGAAFSFLAGAGGWQRWFFATLALAVSAMIVYWLKELKPRQWQLSLALALVLGGALGNLVDRIHLGYVVDFISVHYRDWYFPTFNVADAAISVGAFLIILDSLVNSATDEVSKEEQGS; encoded by the coding sequence TTGCCTGAGACCCTGGGAGGCGCGGCCCGGTGGTACGGTCTGGCATTGATGATCGTAATCCTCGATCAGGCCAGCAAATGGCTGGCCTCTTCCGAGCTGAGCTACGCGACGCCCGTAAAGCTACTGAGCTGGTTTAATCTGACCCTCCATCACAATCAGGGGGCCGCCTTTAGCTTTCTGGCGGGAGCCGGTGGCTGGCAGCGATGGTTCTTTGCCACATTGGCTCTGGCAGTCAGCGCTATGATTGTCTACTGGCTGAAGGAGCTGAAGCCCCGGCAGTGGCAGCTGTCCCTGGCGCTGGCGCTGGTACTCGGCGGTGCCCTGGGGAATCTTGTGGATCGCATCCACCTTGGATACGTTGTTGATTTTATCAGTGTCCATTATCGTGACTGGTATTTTCCGACCTTTAACGTTGCCGATGCCGCTATTTCTGTGGGTGCTTTTCTCATCATTCTTGATAGCCTCGTGAACTCTGCGACGGACGAGGTCTCCAAGGAGGAGCAGGGTAGTTAA
- a CDS encoding FKBP-type peptidyl-prolyl cis-trans isomerase translates to MTDAVNDAMDGNVGEGTRVFLNFSLALEDGAEVDSNFGGEAVSFAIGDGSLLPGFERRIIGMQSGERKLFQVPPEEAFGQPNENNVQRVPRDGFDEDLELELGLVCSFADASGGELPGMIVGFDDTEVTVDFNHPLAGHTILFDVQIHRLEAVDLH, encoded by the coding sequence ATGACAGACGCGGTGAATGATGCGATGGATGGCAATGTGGGCGAAGGCACCCGGGTATTTTTGAATTTTTCTCTGGCGCTGGAAGACGGTGCAGAGGTGGATTCCAATTTCGGAGGCGAGGCCGTGAGCTTCGCGATCGGCGATGGCAGTCTCCTGCCGGGCTTTGAGCGCCGTATCATTGGTATGCAGTCCGGTGAGCGAAAGCTGTTTCAGGTGCCGCCGGAGGAGGCCTTCGGTCAGCCCAACGAGAACAATGTCCAGCGTGTTCCCCGAGATGGCTTCGATGAGGATCTTGAGCTCGAACTGGGGCTGGTGTGTTCCTTCGCGGATGCGTCCGGCGGTGAGCTTCCGGGCATGATCGTGGGTTTTGACGATACGGAGGTCACCGTCGACTTTAATCACCCCCTGGCGGGTCACACCATTTTATTCGACGTTCAGATTCACCGCCTCGAAGCGGTAGACTTGCACTGA
- a CDS encoding sigma-54-dependent transcriptional regulator, with protein MSSHEGARVLIVDDEPDIRELLEITLGRMGLDTVSAATLGEAYVLLDDGDSLQLCLTDMRLPDGNGIELVEHIQATQPSLPVAMITAHGNVDSAIRALKAGAFDFISKPVALEKLRSLISAALELDSIDTATNTAQSDELIGDTPAMDRLRQQIVKLARSQAPVHIRGESGSGKEVVARNIHGKGPRAAGPFVAVNCGAIPAELIESELFGHLKGSFTGASRDKLGLFQAAEGGTLFLDEVADLPLSMQVKLLRAIQEKRVRPVGANEEVATDVRLLSATHKSLAKEVAAGRFREDLFFRVNVIELEVPSLRERKDDIATLAHALLGRIAEAHASEIPSISSSAIVTMNNYHFPGNVRELENMLERAFALCDGGVIDGDDLQIGSIETPVTQTETKSESSRLQEVAGDLDAYLADIERGILSEALEAHRWNRTETAKALGVSFRSLRYRMKKLNLDE; from the coding sequence GTGAGCAGTCATGAAGGTGCCAGGGTTCTCATCGTTGATGATGAGCCGGATATACGCGAACTCCTGGAGATAACGCTTGGACGCATGGGCCTGGATACCGTCAGTGCTGCCACGTTAGGTGAGGCCTACGTCCTCCTCGATGATGGGGACAGCCTGCAGTTATGTCTCACTGACATGCGCCTGCCCGACGGCAACGGCATAGAGCTGGTAGAACATATTCAGGCCACGCAACCGTCTTTACCCGTGGCCATGATCACGGCCCATGGCAACGTCGACAGTGCGATTCGGGCACTCAAAGCCGGCGCTTTTGATTTCATCAGTAAACCCGTTGCCCTGGAGAAACTGCGATCCCTCATCAGCGCTGCGCTGGAACTCGATTCCATCGACACGGCGACAAATACTGCGCAGAGCGACGAGCTCATTGGCGACACGCCGGCGATGGATCGTTTGCGCCAGCAGATTGTCAAGCTCGCCCGCAGTCAGGCACCGGTGCACATACGAGGAGAATCCGGTAGCGGCAAGGAAGTCGTCGCGCGGAATATCCACGGCAAGGGCCCGCGAGCCGCGGGTCCCTTTGTCGCTGTGAACTGCGGAGCGATTCCCGCGGAACTCATTGAAAGCGAGCTCTTCGGTCACCTCAAGGGCAGCTTCACTGGCGCCAGTCGCGACAAGCTGGGGCTTTTTCAGGCCGCCGAGGGGGGCACGCTGTTTCTTGATGAAGTAGCGGATCTCCCTCTTTCCATGCAGGTGAAACTGTTGCGGGCCATCCAGGAAAAGCGCGTGCGCCCCGTGGGAGCAAATGAGGAGGTGGCTACGGACGTCAGGCTGCTGTCCGCAACGCACAAGAGCCTCGCAAAAGAGGTGGCCGCAGGGCGCTTCCGGGAGGACCTGTTCTTTCGGGTCAATGTCATTGAATTGGAGGTTCCCAGCCTGCGGGAGCGAAAAGACGACATCGCCACCCTTGCACACGCCCTTTTGGGTCGCATCGCCGAGGCCCATGCAAGCGAAATCCCAAGCATCAGTAGCTCTGCCATCGTAACGATGAATAACTATCATTTTCCCGGCAATGTGCGCGAACTGGAAAACATGCTGGAGCGCGCTTTTGCCTTGTGCGATGGCGGTGTGATCGATGGAGATGATCTTCAGATCGGCAGTATCGAAACGCCTGTCACCCAGACCGAAACGAAAAGTGAGAGTAGTCGCCTCCAGGAAGTTGCCGGTGATCTCGATGCCTACCTGGCGGACATCGAGCGGGGAATCCTCAGCGAAGCGCTGGAGGCTCACCGCTGGAACAGAACGGAGACGGCAAAAGCGCTTGGGGTGAGTTTTCGCAGCCTCCGATACCGGATGAAAAAGCTTAATTTGGACGAGTAA
- the ileS gene encoding isoleucine--tRNA ligase, with product MSDYKDTLNLPTTGFPMKANLAQREPARIKQWQDMGLYHRIREARVGRPKFILHDGPPYANGDLHVGHAVNKVLKDIIVKYKTLDGFDSPYVPGWDCHGLPIELNVEKKVGKPGVKLSAAEFREKCRAYARRQIDNQREDFVRMGIIGDWENPYLTMDFDFEADIVRTLGRLVERGHVHKGFKPVHWCLDCGSALAEAEVEYADKQSSAIDVAFAAVDASAINHACGLEDGVAVVAPIWTTTPWTLPANRAVSVHPDLDYVLIAAEDQRLLVAEALAESCAARYGLGEPEILGRCKGRAIERQLLQHPFLDRQVPVILGEHVTVDAGTGLVHTAPAHGQDDYIVGMRYDLSVDNPVGPNGVFREDTALFGGQHVFKANGNIVAALEERGVLLHHEDYQHSYPHCWRHKTPLIFRATPQWFVRMHENGLLDAAQNAVDGVQWIPDWGRARIESMLSERPDWCISRQRTWGVPITLFVHKETAELHPDTPALIEQVATRIQESGIEAWFSLEARELLGDDAEHYDKVTDTLDVWFDSGVTHACVLRRRGELTSPADLYLEGSDQHRGWFQSSLLTGIGAYGEAPFKAVLTHGFTVDGDGRKMSKSIGNIIPARKAMNDQGADILRLWLASTDYRNEVAVSDEIIKRTGDSYRRIRNTARFMLANLSGFDPAEDALADEDLLPLDRWAVDSAARLQEDLKQAYDAYQFHQVCHRLHNYCSGEMGGFYLDIIKDRQYTTRADSHARRSAQTALYRIADAMARWMAPILSFTAEELWENLPGEREDSVLLAGWGAPLLRLSRNDTLDADYWDALIAVRTAVNKQLEALRAAGELRGSLDAAVTLYCDGLLAERLGGLGKELRFVLITSSADVASLASAPPEAAETELAGLRLLVTASSAEKCERCWHRCADIGEHEAHPTLCGRCVSNVDGPGEVREFA from the coding sequence ATGAGTGACTACAAGGACACCCTGAACCTGCCGACCACGGGATTTCCCATGAAGGCGAACCTTGCCCAGCGGGAACCTGCGCGAATCAAACAGTGGCAGGATATGGGGCTCTATCACCGCATCCGCGAGGCGCGGGTAGGGCGGCCGAAATTTATTCTCCACGACGGGCCGCCCTATGCGAATGGCGATCTCCACGTGGGCCATGCGGTGAACAAGGTCCTGAAGGACATCATCGTCAAATACAAAACCCTGGATGGCTTTGATTCGCCCTACGTGCCGGGGTGGGACTGTCACGGACTGCCCATTGAGCTCAATGTCGAGAAAAAGGTAGGCAAGCCCGGCGTCAAGCTCAGCGCGGCAGAATTTCGCGAAAAATGCCGCGCCTACGCCCGGCGTCAAATCGATAACCAGCGCGAAGACTTTGTGCGCATGGGGATCATCGGCGATTGGGAGAATCCCTATCTCACCATGGACTTCGATTTTGAAGCCGACATTGTGAGGACCCTGGGTCGCCTGGTGGAGCGCGGCCACGTACACAAGGGTTTCAAACCCGTGCACTGGTGTTTGGATTGCGGCTCAGCCCTTGCTGAAGCCGAAGTGGAGTATGCCGACAAGCAGTCTTCCGCCATCGATGTTGCTTTTGCCGCGGTGGATGCATCGGCAATCAACCACGCCTGCGGACTGGAAGACGGCGTGGCGGTAGTCGCCCCGATCTGGACCACCACCCCCTGGACCTTACCGGCAAACCGTGCGGTTAGCGTGCACCCGGATCTCGACTACGTGCTCATTGCCGCTGAGGATCAGCGCTTGCTCGTGGCAGAGGCTCTGGCGGAAAGCTGCGCTGCCCGCTATGGCCTGGGAGAGCCGGAGATTCTTGGACGCTGCAAGGGGCGCGCTATCGAGCGGCAATTGCTCCAGCATCCCTTCCTTGATCGCCAGGTACCCGTGATCCTTGGGGAGCACGTCACCGTTGATGCGGGCACGGGCCTTGTGCACACCGCGCCCGCCCATGGTCAGGATGACTACATCGTCGGCATGCGTTACGACCTGTCCGTCGACAACCCCGTGGGCCCCAACGGTGTATTTCGCGAGGACACGGCGCTCTTTGGCGGACAGCATGTTTTCAAAGCCAATGGCAATATCGTGGCGGCCCTCGAGGAGCGGGGTGTACTCCTGCATCATGAGGACTACCAACATTCCTATCCCCATTGCTGGCGTCACAAAACCCCGCTGATTTTCCGTGCAACCCCCCAGTGGTTTGTACGCATGCACGAAAACGGGCTTCTCGACGCCGCCCAGAACGCTGTGGACGGCGTGCAATGGATTCCCGATTGGGGCCGCGCCCGCATCGAATCCATGCTCAGCGAGCGACCGGATTGGTGTATTTCCCGACAGCGCACCTGGGGTGTGCCCATCACGCTGTTTGTGCACAAGGAGACGGCGGAGCTTCATCCGGATACACCGGCGCTTATCGAACAGGTAGCGACGCGTATCCAGGAGTCCGGTATTGAGGCATGGTTCAGCCTAGAAGCCCGGGAACTCCTGGGCGATGACGCTGAGCACTACGATAAAGTGACGGACACCCTGGATGTCTGGTTTGATTCCGGGGTGACCCATGCCTGCGTGTTGCGGCGCCGGGGAGAGCTTACGTCTCCTGCGGATCTCTATCTTGAGGGTTCGGATCAGCACCGCGGTTGGTTCCAGTCGTCCCTTCTGACGGGAATCGGCGCCTACGGTGAAGCGCCGTTCAAGGCCGTGCTGACCCACGGTTTCACTGTGGACGGCGACGGACGGAAAATGTCCAAGTCCATCGGCAACATCATTCCCGCTCGCAAAGCCATGAATGATCAGGGCGCCGATATTCTGCGCCTCTGGCTCGCCTCGACGGACTATCGGAACGAGGTGGCCGTCTCCGATGAGATCATCAAGCGCACGGGAGACAGCTATCGTCGCATTCGCAACACGGCGAGATTCATGCTCGCCAATCTCTCCGGTTTTGATCCCGCAGAGGATGCGCTTGCGGATGAGGACTTGCTGCCCCTGGATCGTTGGGCGGTGGACTCCGCGGCGCGGCTCCAGGAGGATTTGAAGCAGGCCTACGATGCCTATCAGTTCCATCAGGTCTGTCACCGCCTTCACAACTACTGTTCCGGAGAGATGGGCGGCTTTTATCTGGACATCATCAAGGATCGGCAATACACCACCCGGGCGGACAGCCATGCCCGGCGCTCTGCGCAAACGGCGCTCTACCGTATTGCTGATGCCATGGCGCGGTGGATGGCTCCTATCCTGTCCTTTACCGCCGAAGAGCTCTGGGAGAACCTCCCGGGTGAGCGCGAGGATTCCGTGCTCCTCGCCGGCTGGGGTGCGCCGCTCCTGCGACTGTCACGCAATGACACGCTGGATGCAGATTACTGGGATGCTCTGATCGCCGTGCGCACCGCGGTGAACAAACAGTTGGAAGCCCTTCGCGCCGCGGGCGAGCTGCGGGGCTCTCTGGATGCGGCAGTCACCCTGTATTGCGATGGACTGCTGGCTGAGCGTCTTGGGGGACTGGGCAAGGAACTGCGTTTCGTGCTCATCACCTCGTCGGCGGACGTCGCGTCCCTGGCGTCAGCGCCCCCCGAGGCTGCGGAGACGGAGCTTGCGGGTCTGCGGCTGCTGGTCACCGCGTCCAGCGCGGAGAAGTGCGAGCGCTGCTGGCATCGCTGTGCGGATATCGGTGAACACGAGGCACATCCCACGCTCTGCGGACGCTGTGTCAGTAATGTTGATGGCCCCGGCGAGGTGCGGGAGTTTGCCTGA
- a CDS encoding GspH/FimT family pseudopilin, with protein MGHKRKTERGVTLVELMVTVVILVILVAAGAPSFKRLKQIVESQRVAQHITTLVNYSRFTAVTKGSQVTLCAIDEGGRCIRDWADAVSANVFIDSNRDRAYDHSEDLLRISKLPMRLGKTKWKASLARSYIMFEPSGFTWQNGTFNFCPADGDARDAHALVVSHTGRSYLTTDRNGDGIREDRSGNPLVCN; from the coding sequence GTGGGACACAAGAGAAAAACCGAGCGCGGTGTTACGCTCGTGGAGCTTATGGTAACTGTAGTCATTCTGGTAATACTGGTCGCCGCGGGCGCACCATCATTTAAGCGTCTCAAGCAAATCGTCGAAAGCCAACGCGTCGCACAGCACATCACTACTCTGGTGAATTACAGCCGATTTACCGCGGTAACCAAGGGATCTCAGGTAACACTGTGCGCGATCGACGAAGGCGGGCGGTGTATTCGTGACTGGGCCGATGCCGTGAGTGCGAACGTCTTTATCGACAGCAACAGGGACAGAGCTTACGATCACTCCGAAGATTTATTACGCATCAGCAAATTGCCGATGCGCCTCGGGAAAACAAAATGGAAAGCCTCATTGGCCCGCAGCTACATCATGTTCGAGCCGTCCGGATTTACCTGGCAAAACGGAACATTCAACTTTTGTCCTGCAGATGGCGACGCACGCGATGCTCACGCGCTTGTAGTAAGCCATACTGGCCGTAGCTATCTGACGACCGATCGCAACGGAGATGGCATCCGCGAGGATCGAAGCGGCAATCCCCTAGTCTGCAATTAA
- the ispH gene encoding 4-hydroxy-3-methylbut-2-enyl diphosphate reductase, with protein MDIQLANPRGFCAGVDRAIDIVNRALEVFGAPIYVRHEVVHNRFVVDDLRSRGAVFVDELEEVPDDCIVIFSAHGVSQAVRKQADSRGLKVFDATCPLVTKVHIEVARYSAEGRECVLIGHEGHPEVEGTMGQYDHSKGGDIYLVEDEAQAASLTVRNPEKLSYVTQTTLSMDDTARVIEALRARFPAITGPRKDDICYATQNRQDAVKQLAADCDLMIVVGSPNSSNSNRLRELAERMGAEAFLLDRADEINPEWLSGKQNIGVTAGASAPEILVQEVIDRLQALGAESVHEVDGRPENVTFSMPRELRLRPVD; from the coding sequence ATGGATATTCAGCTGGCAAATCCCCGGGGCTTCTGCGCCGGCGTCGACCGGGCGATCGATATCGTCAATCGCGCCCTGGAGGTCTTTGGTGCTCCTATCTATGTGCGTCACGAGGTGGTCCATAACCGCTTTGTCGTTGACGACCTGCGCTCCCGGGGTGCCGTGTTCGTGGATGAGTTGGAGGAGGTCCCCGACGACTGCATTGTCATATTCAGTGCCCACGGCGTGTCTCAGGCGGTGCGCAAGCAGGCCGATAGCCGGGGGCTCAAGGTGTTTGACGCGACCTGCCCGCTGGTCACCAAGGTGCACATTGAGGTTGCCCGCTACAGCGCTGAAGGGCGGGAGTGTGTGCTCATCGGGCATGAGGGGCACCCGGAAGTCGAAGGCACCATGGGCCAATATGATCACAGCAAGGGTGGTGATATTTACCTCGTGGAGGACGAAGCGCAGGCTGCGAGCCTAACGGTCCGCAATCCGGAAAAGCTTTCTTACGTCACCCAGACCACCCTGTCCATGGACGATACGGCGCGGGTGATCGAAGCCCTCCGAGCCCGGTTTCCAGCGATTACGGGCCCACGCAAGGATGATATTTGCTATGCCACACAGAACCGGCAGGATGCAGTAAAGCAGCTTGCGGCGGACTGCGATTTAATGATCGTCGTGGGATCTCCGAACAGCTCTAATTCCAATCGGCTCCGGGAGCTTGCGGAGCGCATGGGTGCTGAGGCTTTTCTGTTGGATCGCGCGGACGAAATTAATCCTGAGTGGCTGTCAGGGAAGCAGAATATCGGCGTTACCGCCGGTGCCTCGGCGCCGGAGATTTTGGTGCAGGAGGTTATTGATCGACTGCAGGCCTTAGGTGCGGAGTCAGTGCATGAGGTCGATGGCCGGCCTGAGAATGTCACTTTCAGTATGCCCAGGGAGCTGCGCCTCCGGCCCGTCGATTAG